The Coffea arabica cultivar ET-39 chromosome 10e, Coffea Arabica ET-39 HiFi, whole genome shotgun sequence region TAAACTGTATGACATTGGAGGATGAAGAGGATGCAGTTTTTGAAGATGTTGTGGGTGAGCAGGATGAACAGACAGGGAATCCAGGGCAAACTATGGAGCTGTCCCTACATGCATTGTCTGAATCCCTGAGAAGGAAAACAATTACATTGGCAGGCAATCTAGATGGGGAGAAAGTTTTTATTCTGGTAGACACTGGTAGTTCAGATAGTTACATCAACAGTGAGATGGTAATTGGGGTGGATATTGCTTACAGACAGGTTGAGCAGCCATTTTCTGTCAAAATGGGAAATGGAACCACTGTGACCAGCAATGGTATCTGTCCTAATGTGCACTGGAAAATTAACCAACATAGTTTCAGATTTGATTTGAAGGTGATGGAGTTCGAAGGATGAGACATAATTTTGGGGGTGGACTGAATGACGCATTTTAGTCCTATCACGTTTGACTTCCAACAACTCAGGATATCCTTACACAGTGAAGGAAATGAAATTCACTTGCATGGACAAGCAGAGGATTGTGATATGGATTTAATCAGAGGAAGGGATCTGAGAACCTTCATAGAGTATAAAAGACAGATGTGCATGGCATTGAACTGTAAGAAAGAGATGGAAGAAGAAGCAGCAGTTATTTCCCAGGAAGTCATGGAAGTGCTTCAGGATTATGATGATGTGTTCCAGACTCCAAGCTCCTTGCCTCCTCACAGAAGTATGGATCATGAGATCCTCCTCAAATGAGGCACAACCTTTCAAATTGAAGCCTTACAGGTACCCCCACCGTCACAAGGAGGAAATAGAGAAACAGGTTGCAGAAATGCTTCAAAAAGGAATAATTAAGTACAGCAACAACCATTTTGCTTCCCCTGTGCTGCTGattaagaagaaagaagggacttgGCATTTTTGTGTGGATTATAGGAAGTTGAATGAAATGACCATCAATGACAGGTTTCCAATCCCCAACGTGGATGAACTACTGGATGAGTTAGTTGGGTCTGTGtacaaaacaaaattgaatctCACAGCAGGGTACCATCAGATCAGGGTTAAGCCTCATGACACATTCAAGACAGCTTTTCAGACTCACTGTGGGCACTTTGAATTCTTGGTCATGCCCtttgggctcactaatgcaccAGCAACCTTTCAATCATTGATGAATCAGATATTTCAACCCTATTTGAGGAGGTTTGTATTGGTCttctttgatgatattctggtGTATAGCCCTACCATGGATACTCATATTCAACACTTGAGAGTTGTTTTCGAGGTTCTGAGGAAACATCAACTTTATGTGAAGAGATCTAAGTGTGCATTTGCTCAGAAAAGGGTTGACTACTTAGGGCATACTATCACAGATAAGGGTGTTAGCATGGACTGTTCAAAAGTTAGTAGCATTCTGCAGTGGCCTGTGCCTCAGTCAGTTAAGGAGTTGAGGGGTTTTCTGGGTCTTACAGGGTACTATAGGAGGTTTATTCAACACTATGGTCTGGTGTGTAAACCACTCACTGAGTTACTCAGGAAGGATAACTTCAAATGGAACAATCAAGCTCAGGATGCATTCGAACACTTAAAAAGATTGATGTGCTCAGCTCCAGTTCTCCAGTTACCAGATTTTACAAAGCCTTTTGTGGTGGAGACAGATGCTAGTGGGGGAGGGATTGGAGCTGTCTTAATGCAAGAAGGACACTCCATTGCCTTCCTGAGTAAGGCACTTTCAGTAAAAAACTTGGGACTCTCAGTATACGAAAAAGAGCTCTTAGCTCTGGTAATGGCTGTCACAAAATGGAGACATTATCTTGTGGGAAATCATTTCATTATAAGGGCTAATCATCAGTCACTGAAGTATCTCTTGGATCAGAAGCTTAACACTACTATTCAACACAAGTGGATGACTAAACTCTTGGAGTTGGACTATAAGATAGAATATAAGAAGGAAGCTGAGAATTTGGTAGCGGATGCCTTATCCAGGAGGCATGAACCTGCACACTCAAAAGAACTGGGGTTCTGCTTAGCCATCACATCTGTTAAACCTGATTGGATGGAGGAGTTGCAGAAGAGCTATGAAGGAGACTTGCAATGCCAAGATATCATGAGCCAACTAGTTCTAGACCCCAATGCACACGCTGAGTACAGCCTGCTGGATGGAATTCTGAAGTATCAGGGGAAGATTTATGTAGGGGGAGCCAACAACATTAGGAGCCAACTGATCCAGACCTTGCATGACTCTGCCTTGGGGGGGCACTCAGGTCAGAGGAACTGCTGGCAGAAGCTCAAATCCTTATTCTATTGGGCTGGAATAAAGCAGGCAGTGATTGCATATGTGCAGAACTGTGATACTTGCCAGAAGAATAAAGCTGAGCATGTTTCTTATTCCGGATTGCTACAACTATTCCTATTCCTAAACAAGCATGGCTCCACATTACTATGGACTTTATTGAGAAACTGCCTAAGTCACAAGGGTATGATACTGTCCTGGTAGTGATAGACAGATTCACCAAGTTTGGACACTTTATCAGGCTTACTCATCCCTTCACAGCTAAGACAGTCGCTCAGATTTTCCTAGACCATATCTACAAGATGCATGGACTGCCAGAGTCTATCATTACTGATAGAGACAAAGTGTTCACCAGTGTATTCTGGAAGGAGCTTTTCAAACTAGTGGGAGTGCATCTTCACTATTCATCAGCTTATCACCCTCAAACTGACGGCCAGAGTGAAAGGTTAAACCAGTGTGTAGAGAGTTATCTGAGATGCATGACTGGTGAACAACCCTCACAGTGGAGTAAGTGGCTACCACTTGTAGAATGGTGGTACAATTCCACTTTCCATTCTAGCTTGAATATGACCCCTTTTGAAGCTTTGTTTGGATACAAACCTGCACCATTGCCACTAGGTCCATATCTGGACTTAGTGGTACCTACAGTGTTTGCTATGGTCCAAGAGAGAAGCAGGATTTCAAGTTgcatcaaggaacatcttgtgAAGGCTCAACAGCGTATGAAGCACTATGCGGATCAGCACGGGACTGAGAGGAGTTTTTCGGAAGGAGATTGGGTGTTCTTGAAACTACAACCTTATAGGCAGCAAACTGTAGCAGTAAGGAAATGTCTCAAATTGGCTGCCAAGTATTACAGACCATTCCAGGTTGAGGAGAAGGTTGGAGCAATGGCCTACAAGCTTAAACTACCAGCAGATGCGAGAATTCACCATGTGTTCCATGTTTCTCTTCTTAAAAAGAAGCTGGGACCGCTGCAATACAGCTCCCCTAAGTTACTAGAACTAGACGACTGTGATCAATGTCCATTGAGACCAGAGGCTATACTTAAGCGAAGGGCTATCTTGCGTGAAGGAAGGACTGTCATCCAATTCTTGATCAAGTGGAATCACTTGGGCTATGATGAAGCTTCGTGGGAAGATAAGTCATTCATTGAAAACCAGTTTCCTGAGTTCCAGACTTGAGGACAAGTCTGTTTTTATGGGGGAAGGAATTGTTAGGAGCGGGTAATTGGATTAGAAATTGGGAAATCGGGTCAGAAATTGAGAGCATGAAACGATGTCGTTCCATTTAATAGCAATTGATTTGGGTAGGACGGCTAATGGCTGAGTCGGATGAATGTAATAAAGATGGGACCCACTTGTGTACAGATCAGACAAGAAATAACAGAATTAGTTGCTTCCCTCTCTtgctcattcttttctctctctctcttcctctctctttttctccttaCCTCCCAATTTGCTTCCGGACATCTCTTTCCCTCGCCAGATCCCATTcaaattggatgattattgCCTCAAATCCTAACAGAGTGGGTAAAAGGAGATGGACAAGGGCAAGGGTAAGGTTAGAGAGTTAGGAGAATATAGCAAAAGAAGGGAGATAGTAGTGATAAATATATTGTTATAGCATAAGATATGAGGAGAAAGGTGAAAATGTATATGTTTGGCGTATCTTTTAAATCTTTTGTAATATATGTTGTTATCTTATTTGGgtgtttttctatttatttttggtttttcttttttctttttttttaaaaaaatgtagttattttaacaaaatattATGTAATACCATAGCtacaatttattattatttttttgtattcATTGAATCATGTGTAATTAAAAATATACTAAATTCTTAGGGTACAATATgatgaaaaaaaggaatttttttaGGATAGGATAAAATTTTATAGGCAAGTGCAAGAGTACGtgacaattaaaagaaattctaAAGTTTTTCCTAGTGATGAGTATGTCATTACATACTTTCCATGAGTGAAAAATTTTTGTCCTTTACATTCATTTAGAATAATACATTTTTATATAGATTGGTAGTAAAACTAATACCATTTTTAGCTTTTcagccttttcttttcaaataactATTTTCTAATaacaataattttattattttgatttgaaatcttAATCCATGTATAGCACGAGTCTAAAGTCTAGTATACATTAGCATTCTAAAACATCTGCAAGTTTTAtagaaacacaaaaaaaaaaaagagagtacaTTTAAATAGGATACCGATGGTAAATAGCGAAAGTTGTTAGTGATAGGTGACGTAAAAAAGAGTACATTAAATAGGGTATTGATAGTAGATATTAGAAGTTGTCGGTGATGGGTGACAGAAAAAAAAGTACATTAAATAAGATACTGATGGTAGATATCGAAAAGTTGTCAGTGCTGGGTGATGGGTGAATGGGTTTTGGAAACTAGAGTATATTTTGAGTATTCTAaacaaatataaatattttttttcaaaaaattacaatAAGTTATGATAAAGTTTTATAGTGCATTTGGGAGTGAGATTCCAACAAAACCAAAAGAAAGGTATAGAAAGTTAAGTTTCCTTATGTTTGGAACTTTCAAGTGAgacggaaaagaaaagaaacgaacCCATTTTGTGGGATCTCAAATTGTCGATTTTATCCTCACAAAACTAtcgaataaaatttttttgagatatatatCCAAAATCAAtctacttttgttttccttagaaatttcaaaataacatcaaaatctcttcttttcttttctttcttgacttaacatttctcttctcttcctttctaTCCTAAGCTTTCATGACTtagcatttcttttcttttcttatctatcctaaactcccaaactagccAGCCATTAGACAAACACCAAGAACAACCATATCCAAACCGACATAACAAGACCAAATCCGAGTTGGACGTGCTCTAATCACACATGTATTCTCAAGTGATCCACTCGTTTCCTTTCCTTAACTCTCCCAACTCCCAAACAAGGCCTAGTCTCCTCGTCACTCCTCTGCTGTGGGTGTGGGGGCAGCCTCTTCCGAAATGCAAAGCAGCAAACCTCAGTTAAACGCCAAAATACCACACGTATCTTTGAAGCGGTGAAAGTAAACGCGATTCTTCCCCCCCGTCCCGTTTccccaaatttttttcaaaacccccaaattcccaaaaaaagccaaaaaagaaaattaaaaacgcaaattgaaaaaagaaaaagaaagaaaattccgTTCCCCTCCCCCGCGAGACACACAcactcaaaaaatatttttcaattttttagggTTTAGAATTAATTCATGTCAAATTTTTTGGAGCCCAAGTGATTCcaatttttcaattgaattgCAATGGACGAAGTAGGCGGAGGGGGTGGCAGCGCCGGCGGAGCCGGAGGAAGTGAATCGggcggtggtggtggaggtggtgggaGGAGTGGCACGACGTCGGTTGAGGTCGGCGGTGAACGGCTGAGGTTTAGAGTAGAATTAAGGCCCGGCGAAACGACAATCGTTTCATGGAAGAAGCTTCTCAAGGACGCCAACGCCCACGGCCACGGCGCTGCCGCAGCCGCCGCCGCGATGGGTTCTAGTAGTACTGCAGCTGGAGCTTCTGCCTCGGCTTCGAAGCCAAATGGGCCCGGgcccggcccggacccggctgCTCCTTCGTCTTTTTCGACTCAGGTCAACAATCATGATAATATTCCtggtcctcctcctcctcctcatcctcCTTCCATGGACCCCCGGTTGGCTCCGGTCAGTTTTTCTGGGGTGAGTTTACAGTTTTGCCCTCTGAGCTTGGGTTAATTACAGTTGGTTTAGTTGATGTAATTGCGTTGGGCAGGGGCAAGTTGGGGAAAAGGGAGAGACAGATGCACCGCAACCGCCCAATCGGTTGAATACAGTAATTGAAAGAATTGAACGGTTATACGTGGTAtgcattgttattttttttgggttaaagttaatatttttttattgatgAAATGTGGTAAATTAAACAATTCTGAGTTTTTAGGGGAGGGCTAGTAGTGATGAGGAGGATCTGAACGATGTTGTGCCGGATGACGATGAGTATGATACTGAAGATTCTTTCATAGATGATACTGAGTTGGTTAGTTACGGCATCTATTGATAACCTTTTgatatcaaattcaaattcggcAAGTAAACTGATTGATACGATTTGTTGGATTGCTATGGTGCAGGATGAATACTTTCAGGTTGATAATTCAGCAATAAAACATGATGGTTTTTTTGTCAACCGGGGAAAGTTGGAGAGAGTGTGAGTTATTTCCCCCAAAAGCTTCTATTTTTGGTATATTGTTAATGCAAGGAGGACATGAGTGATGGTGGTGCTAACATCTCAGCTGGAATCTTTCTTCTTTTATTGCTTGTGTTTGTGCTCAAATTCCAGATTATCTCAGTTTACATTAATTGGTTTTGCGTTCAAAGTTATCTATGTTTATTCCGTGTTGATGGGATAAATGTTTTGTTACTGTTATGCTGGGGTTTTGACCATACATTGGTGTATGACTTTTCTGATTTGGATTTGGTCAGATATTTGGACACTTATTTGTCTTGTTTTCCCATGTTTTGGTTGcactatatttttttgttatatttATTTGCTATCCACTGTGATATGAAAATGTGCTTTTAGAATAAATACATTTGCATTTGTCATtttaatttggattttttaGATTTTGGTTTTACAATTCCCTGGATTTCTTTTAATCACACTTGGCCATCCTTATGCCACTTGTGCTAGTAGTGAACCAAGCATGTTGCCAAATGAGCAGCCgaagaaaaggagaagaaaagatgGAAAAGGTCTTGATGGCAGTGATGATGCTCTTAATCCTGGTAAACATCTAAAAGCTGGAAAGAAGGCTGGAAAACCAGTGCCAATGTTTGGGAGGAATGCATCTGGTCTTCCTACCGTTATAGCTCTACCTAATGTGCACGGTGAGGATCTAAAATTTCAGAATCAGGTGAACGCTTTGGAAGTTTCTTCAAAAAAGAGATCTCATGATTCTGGAGAACAACCTCCATTAGGAGTAATGAATGGAGATGCTGTGACGCTGGGAAAGGTTTCTGAACAACAGAAGCTTGGAACTCACCTGGCCAACAATCAGGGTAATCAAATGAAAGAGGGTTGTGAATATTCTGATACTTCAAATCAAAGATCACAGGAGAAAACTTCCTATTCTCAAAGTAAACCTCTGCCAGGTAAAGCTTTAAACAATGCTGCGCTGGATCAATCTATTCCGCAGAAAGAAAAAAGTGGTATTCGTGAAAGGTCTGAAGTTGGTGTTGCTGATAGTAAGAACTCCATGCAGAATGTGGTGAGTTATCACATACATAACGGTAAAAGTTCATGGAATATGTTTAATTGTTCAATGTATAGTAAGTGTTTGCTCTGACTTGTAGATTGGGAATGATGCTTATGAGTTATCATTTATTATTTGTACTCCAAAGCTTTTCTTAACAGTGATGATTATTGATTGGTTTTATTTTCAAAGCACTATGTAATTCTGTGTTAATTGTGCTATCAGGGAAAATTAATAGGTAATaagtaaaaaaagaattttaaaaaaggGATATGGTGTGGACTTCCACCATAAATAAGTACGTAATCACCAAGGAAAATTTCATGGTAAGTTACTCAAATTAAGATTCATGAAATATCAGTTGCTATATGCAATAGCCTGCTCACTCAGGTCTTTGCTTGAAGGTTATGCATTTATTTCTTCCAAGAGTTAACATATAAGTTTGTCGTCAATGGAATTTCTGACTGTTTGTGGTGTTGCTTTTGAAATTTCTCTTCTTTAAGATCAGTGAAGTTTTGAACTTCATGATTGGAGGTTTTTCAGTTTGCCTTAATGTAGAGTTTATTGTACTTTATATCTTTGATACAGCCAACAAGTGAAGAAATTCTAATGGGGATATAAGTGCTTCCATTTCCATTTATACTTGCAAGCAAGCAAGCAATCGTGTAAACTATACATATAAGTCGTGAATGTGTTGGATAGCGTGAACTTCATTTTCAATTGGGCCTTGCTCTAGCTTCATAAAGGAAGCTATTTGATTTCAGTGATTGGGGTCTACAATAGAATTAAGTTAGTGGTCAGTTAGTCCTAAGCAGTTCCTAATGGCAGAGGCAGACCACCACATACAcaaaaaaccaaaattgaagaaagCACAGAAGAGAAAGGAACGTGTGATTCCCCATTAAGAGGTTTCCAAATACAATCGCTggaaaaatttgtttttctattaATGTGGATGCAGAAAGGAGAAAAGAATAACTGAAAGGAAAGAAATCTTGACAGCTTATCAGTCTCGCTTTATACTATTTGCTATCTCAGAGCTGTTACTTGGGCTTTTAAGTTTGGAAAAACTTAGTCATGTTTTGAGAATTTAATTCAGTGTTTCTGCTACAATCAAGGCTTGTTTCatctagttgtggacagaatggTTTGGGCTTGAGCTTAGGCTTTGTGGTCTAAACTGAATGATGAATTTTATTCTAAAGTTAGGTTGGAAGTAAAACAAATTGGACGATGAGTAACTCTCCCGAAAAAGGAATATTTATGTTATAGTCCACTGGTTTGGTTGGCCAACACTCCAGCTATTAGTGGCTACTGAGGAAATGAGAATCTCCCTCTTAATGTTGCTTTACTGGCATAAACTCATTCCTGGTTGCTAATATATCTTTTGCATTTAGAAAAGGACCAAAGATGGAAATCGATCATATTGACGCAGATCTCAAGTTTTCTTGCCAATAGTACTCGAAATCTCCTTAACATTACCTTGGAAGGTGCACAGTGATAGTCTTCTGAGCTAAATGAGAGCTAAAACCATTCTTGTCATGATGAGATAGGCTAAGTATTGTTGTCTTGGATGCACCCAACAAGTTCATTTGGATTAGTGCCTTTTACGGCACCAGGCTTGTCATTTTTCTGTCACTCTCTCCATCCCTTTTCATTGTTTTGCTGTATGAAGTaaggaatttaagaaaataaatagaGTGTTCGatgtaaaaaagtaaataaaagcaTATGATGATAAAGATCCTGAAAGAAAATTAGGACTATTTTAAATTGCACCAGCACCCTATTTTCCAGCTATGCACATAGTTTGATTTCACTATTGTGACTTAAATTTTGTCAAAGTACTTCAAAAGTACCTATGTTTAATGTCTTTGACACATTAGACTCATGGAAAACGAAGTGaagtttatataaaatttggtaACTTTAAACATTATTTTCACTTTCTACTTATAGTTTTTTTTCCCGACAACTTAAAGGCGGAGAATTCTTTCAGACAACCAATAAcggattcggccaagagaggctTAGTGgggctttttttaaaaaagggaaTGGCATAGCTCTCTTGCCTGCAGATTCCATAAGTATCGCGGAAAATTTTAAGCTGCTCCTATTGGTGGGCTAGATAGACCAAAGAGATGTAGGGAGTATCTGGATGTCCCCAGACAAGCTGTGAGATTTTGGATGCGACAAAAGAATGTGATGGGGAGAGTATTAACTTTATTCATGTACGCATTACAGGTTATGGCATATCTCTCTTGTCTGCATATTCCATAAGTATCACGGACAATTTTAAGGTGCTCCTATTTGTGAGCTAGATAGACCAAAGAGATGTGGGGAGTATCTAGATGTCCCCAGACAAGCCCTAAGATTTTGGATGTGACAAAAGAATGGGGCTGGGAGAGTATTAACTTTATTCATGTACACATTAAAGTGATTGGGCTAGCCTTGCAAGGAACCTTACTCTTACAGATAATTTTATTCTGTAAAGATGAGGATGCATTATCATGTAATAAATGATTAGTGATGGTTGCAAGTGTATTAGCATGATCTGTTTTCTTAAAATAAACCAAGAATATAGAGTCAGCTCTAGACCATAGAATGGAGGCATTAAGAAGAGCTGGAAGGGTACATGATAAACTTTTGTCTTGTTATGCAATATTTATGATCTCAACAGAGTGAATTATCATTAACCGACGAAAAAGCAGATATTTGGTCATTATAAGAAGCAATGCGGAAAAAGTGCAAAAAGCTAAAACTCGGCATACTTTTGATAATGTTGCTATTTTGCACTGCAGTTCTCCTTTTTCAGTTGAATGATTAGTACCTTTAGCATATCAGTTCTCTGGAGTAGTAATATCTTGTTTATTTCTGTTATATATTATTCTTTTCTGAATTAGAAGCATGTATATGGCTGTACCTCTCAATGTTCTATGTTGgcttttaacaatatttctgcACAAATTGGTCTAATATGAGCAGTTATTTGCATCTGTTTATGTATCCTGAAGTCCAAATTAATTTTTGCTCCCTGCTGCATGCAGTTTTGAGACTGTTGATTTCGTAATTGTATTTTATGgtctttttgtattttattaAATGTTGATTCTTTGTAAACCTTCGCAGAGAGTTTCGTACATGCAGAAGAGGGAAGGTTCCAGTGCTAGACCTAAAAGTACATTGCTTGAGAAGGCTATTAGGGACTTGGAGAAGATGGTCGCAGAATGTATAGTGGcctattttttgcattttttttaatctacaAACATGAATAGAAATTCTATATACAagttaagtttttttttctttttcccttgtaACAGCTAGACCCCCCACAGCAGAGGCTCAGGATGCAGATAATTCATCTCAGGGAGTCAAAAGGAGATTGCCACCTGAAATAAAGCAGAAGCTTGCTAAAGTTGCCAGATTAGCGGTATTAACTATGATTTAGCATACTGTGTACATATTAAAGAGGCTGGCTACAATTATAATTTTTGCCATCTGCACTCTTATGTGTCCATCAACCACAATTAGCATTGTACCTTCATATTTGTCTGTTTGCAGCAGGCGAGCCATGGAAAAATATCCAAAGAGCTGGTTAACCGTTTGATGAGTATTGTTGGCCATTTAATTCAGCTTAGGACACTAAAGGTAAATTTTCTGTGACACTAGATTATCATGAGTACATTATGTTCTTTTTAGTTTCCTTCTGTGTGGCTGTGTATTTAACTGCCTATTATGGGTTAAGTTTTGATTTAAGTGCTTTTGTAATTCTGAACTAAAAGCACTTTTGAAAGCTGAACTTTCAGCACTGGAAACATCTCAAGCAAAACCAAAATCTTTAGTTAACTATACTAGTATCTGTTCCATTCCAGcattgaagtatcttttgggATATTAATCGTTTCTGGCACCCCCTGCCCCAAGAGGGGAATTTATTTTGGTGAACTTGCTGGTTTAGGTGGTATTAGGCATACATATCTGAACAATAAACTTGAATTATACTAGCAGACAATCCACATGTTTTTAGGATTAACCTttctttctttggttaaaacaagaaagtaGCTATATAAGTTGTTTTATGGCTGATTGCATCTCTTGTAATGGACACTATTTGTTATAACATGTCCCAGTAGCAAGCTTAGATGGTCAACAACAGTTGAAAAAACTGAGATCCCTTGTTACCTGGACCTCTGTTTATAGACTAACTAGTTGGTACAGTTTGTGAGAAGTCTTATATTAATGTTAGCCTTGAGGCTAGGGTTGATTTTTGACACATTTGGCTGGCGCAAGACTGCCTAGATTCTATTAGAAACTAGATGTAGAATGACTGATtcaggaaaagaagaaagagattatTTTGGAGGAACATTGAATAGTTGTAATTTAGAAAATCCTGAAGGGTAGGAAATGTGCAGAAAAAGACTGGAATAGCCTAGAATATTATGATACAAAGCTTACGTGTCTAACTGAAGAGCATTGCACTATCCAAGAACAGAATGCTAATTCATACATTTCTGAAATTGATCTTAACAGCTTTAGATCCTATTTTTAGTTGATAGAATGCTAAATAATAGTCATAAATTGAATAAGAATTGACCCTTTAACTGTGTGTGCATTTAAATATTGGAAAATGTCTCCAAATAGAATTTTGTGCTGAGAATTATTTTTCCCAGCCTGAAAAGGATTATAAGACCTAAGAATCTTCCATAGTAATCTACTAGTTAATTGTCATGACATGCTAATTCTGAAGTAACTGGGAAAGCAATTTAGTTAATGCTGAGACAGTGATTGATGGTGAATTGTTAATATACTTCCTTCGACAATTTCTCTCGCAAACGCTAAATTGCCAATTTTGGGGTTTGCATTTGCTTCTCTTGCAAATTCTTGTTGCTTTATGGGGAATAAATTGGGAAGTTTTGCCTGATTCCCCTATTGTTAAAGTTGGGTGATTTAATTTACTCAAGAGTTGAACAATCAATGGTTTGATAAGAGGACCTTTCTGGATTTTGTACTCGTGATAGTTTTTTGCATGTGCCGTCGCTTTGTGCGTATTTTTAGTGGCATAGTTAAGTGCTCAACTGAACTACTTATGCCTGTGTGTAGTGTCCAAGGACTGTGTTGCTAATGAAACTTTAGCGTTTCACAACTCATATAATTGGAAGAGTCCT contains the following coding sequences:
- the LOC113712507 gene encoding ubinuclein-1 isoform X7 encodes the protein MDEVGGGGGSAGGAGGSESGGGGGGGGRSGTTSVEVGGERLRFRVELRPGETTIVSWKKLLKDANAHGHGAAAAAAAMGSSSTAAGASASASKPNGPGPGPDPAAPSSFSTQVNNHDNIPGPPPPPHPPSMDPRLAPGQVGEKGETDAPQPPNRLNTVIERIERLYVGRASSDEEDLNDVVPDDDEYDTEDSFIDDTELDEYFQVDNSAIKHDGFFVNRGKLERVEPSMLPNEQPKKRRRKDGKGLDGSDDALNPGKHLKAGKKAGKPVPMFGRNASGLPTVIALPNVHGEDLKFQNQVNALEVSSKKRSHDSGEQPPLGVMNGDAVTLGKVSEQQKLGTHLANNQGNQMKEGCEYSDTSNQRSQEKTSYSQSKPLPGKALNNAALDQSIPQKEKSGIRERSEVGVADSKNSMQNVRVSYMQKREGSSARPKSTLLEKAIRDLEKMVAESRPPTAEAQDADNSSQGVKRRLPPEIKQKLAKVARLAASHGKISKELVNRLMSIVGHLIQLRTLKRNLKIMVSMGLSAKQEKDNRVQLVKKEVAEMIKMRIPFMKSKAAEQQAGTSDDFQEISAEEKEAFKRKYSLDDALEDKICDLYDLYIEGLEEDAGPQVRKLYAELTALWPSGFMDNHGIKRAIYRAKDRRRALYGRHKDPEKIKRKKMLARKTEAARMEVHTVAQPVYIQEKSVADSSDHGTVLVNRPASSNTVAGAAVRMPVNFLNGSNVDRPKQEKIKGSASAHPDAIASEILQSKKIKRKPETELGDAAQFRPEKLLSVQGDDKNKSHKVQVAGSLPKSNPHPTAPTNFEQHFG